Genomic segment of Candidatus Chlorohelix allophototropha:
CAGAGCAGCAATTTACATTTGAACGATTCGTTAGCAATAGTTATTTACGGTCAAAAGAGTTAAAGGAGATATAAATGGGTCATGCAGTAGATGGTATTGAGCCATGCGCTAAAAGCGAACAAGAAGATGTGCAATGCATGTGCGGGATTGAAATAGAGACGGTTGCCGGGAAAGTAACACATGTAGGGGTAATTCCTAACTCCAGATGCCGCCTTTGCACGGGAGTTTCCGACCATGATAAATACGAAATTTTCCGCATGGGTGTCCCATGGGGGGTAATAGTCTGTAACATTTGCATGTTGATCTGCGACGAGTATTAAGCTTCCTGCTCAAGATGCTTTGCCCAGATTTTGGCAGCCGATGGGTGAGAATAATCTATGCGCCCAAATAACCCGTAATGGTATATTCCATCCAGCACATGATTTTCTGCGCCGGGCATATAAGCGCCATCCACCGTTATAAAACCGTCACCCCATTGGTTAGGGTTATCAGGCCACTGTAATTTGTAAGATTGATAGGCGAAACGCTCTGCCGGAGAACCGTTGCGACGTGCGAATACACTTTTGCCAATAGCCGATACGTAAGTGATATCGGGGTAGTATGCGCCGGGATAATATTTGTTGGCATAGGCGGCGCTTTTAGTTGCCCACGGTTCTTTGGTGGTATAAGGTGAGCCTAAAGAAATCAACCCGCGTACAAACCGATGTCCGTTACACTTTAGCCCCCCGTAGGGTCTTTCGCCCATCCATAGGCGCGCGATGCGTCCTCCTGCGCTGTGTCCAACCAGCCAAACTTTTTCTGCTCCGGTACGCTGGAGGGCTAGTTTTATAACTCTTTCCAGATCAAGTATTTGGGGCTGAAAACTATCATCACGGGTAATTGCCCACCTGATTCTTCCTACCGTTGAAACATAGACTTTTCGGGAATAGGGAGGCTTATTCAGCGCTTTAATCCAAGAAAGGTAATCGCCGGGTTCGGTTAGAAAGCCACCCGCTATCACAACAGGTTCATTCATGATTTTTTCTCGTTCACAAGTTTTGCTAACATTTCCTCAATCCGGTTTAAACGCTCTTCTACCCCTGTAAAACGTTCTGCTATTGCGGCTAAAGCAATGTTTTGCGTCGTTTCATGTGCTAAAACCACCTGTCCCAAGTCTTCGATAGCGCGTGCTACTGTTGCGTTATAATCTACTTGTTGTTGCAGGATGGGTTTAACATACCAGCGAGTCGAGATATTATTAAAACGTTCACGAAACTTCGCCACAAAAGGTAGGCGGCTACTGAAAGATTTTTCCTCGACCAGCCAACCTTTTTTTACATCGCTCAGGCGGGATGGTAGCCTTTCTAATACCGGATTTTGATCATCCACAATAATTTCATCCTTATTATCTTTTACTTGCCAAGAATGAGCAAGCGCTTGATATATCTTAATGCTGGCAGATAAGTCTAGACTGGGAGGGGTTATGGCAATGCGTTTGCTTTCCGACGCTATAAACTCGGTGAAGAATTGATGTGTGTCAAGGTGTTTTCGCGCAAGGTGTAGTCGATTGCGGTGCAATAATTCATAATAACTGCTTTTGCGCCCGAAACTTGTACCCTCGTAATGCCAAGCAACTGCACTTGCTTCATACCAGATTTTCCAACCCAATTTGCGCGCTCGGAGGCACAAATCGACATCCTCGAAATAGCCAGGATGAAAAGCAGGATCAAAACCACCCAACGCTTGCACTATTTCTCGCCGTACTGCTAACGCTGCGCCGGTTACAAAATCTACCGCCACGCTTTCATCCCAGCGCCCGTCATCCTCTTCGCGGTATCCGAAATGGATACCCAAAAGGCTTCCATGTATAATTAACCCGCCCGCGTGCTGGATTTTGCCATCTCTTGTTAGCAATTTGCAACCTGCTATGCCAATTTCGGGATTTTTGTCGAAAGGTGCGACAAACTTTTGCAACCAACCTACCGGAAAACTCATATCAGGATTGAGAACTATATATAGCTCTCCTTCCAGATGTTCCCAGCCATAGTTAGCGCCACCACCATAGCCCAGATTTTCAGGGGCTGGAAGCCATTTCAGATTACTTTTTAGGAAGGGCTTTATCGTATTATGAGTACGCTGTTGTGCGGCTTTATCGCCATTTTCAACCACTGCCACTTGAGTTTGAGCGGGGTACGCCTCACAATTCTCTAGCAGCGTTTTTAGACACTCAGGCAAATCCGCTGCCGAATCATAGCTGACTATTACAATTGCTAATGTGGGAAACTCGCTCATTCTGCTCCACTTTTCATTTGCTGAAGCTCTAACAAATATTTCTCAGCGCTCTGTTTCAACTCACTATTGATAGAAGTTTGAAGAAACTCTATGAAATCGGCGCTCGCATGCTCGCGATGTCCTGCCAATTTATAAACCTCGCCTCGTTGGAACAATAGAGGTAGGTCGGGTTTTAGCTTCAAAGCTTCACTCAAGTTCTGGATAGTAAGGTCGTACTCTTGCATAGCGAGATATGCTTCAGCTTGATCTTTCAAAGCAGCCAGCAAACCTATTCGTGCCAGAAAATCTTTAGGGGAAAGCTCAAGCGCTTTGCGGAACGTAGTAAGCGCTTGATTGTACAGACGTACCGCGCTTGCCGAGTCTGGTTGTATTCCTTCTGGTGGGTTTAACAGGCTGGTTGCTTCGGATGATAGCCGCGCCCCTTCTTTTGCCAAATGCGCTGCGTATGCCAAATTATCACCGCGTGGCGCAAGCTCAGTCAGGTATTTCTGAGCAGCTTCGCGCAGATATTCTATTTTTCCATAGCGTAAATACTGAGTCAGGTCGTTGCGGGCGGAGGCAGGGTCGTCACTTTTCAGATGACTCATGGCGCGATAATAATAATCCTCTGCCAGCGTGGGATTAAGGCGGATTGCCTGAGTCAAATCTGCCACTGCTTCTTTGTAATTATGTATATAGCGCTGCTGATGACCACGTTGGCTGTAAGCATCGGCTAAAGCCTTTCGCGCTACTTGCAAGGGTTCTTTCTCTTCGGTAGCGATTTCCAGTGTCTTTTTGAATATTGCCAAAGCTTCCCCGCAGTGTAGGATTGCCTGTTGCGGTGTAAGCGAAACCGTCGCTTCGTCTAATAGACGATACCCTTCGTTTAGCAATTTATCGAATTCAGAGACATTTTTTCCCAATTATGCTACCCTCGCGCTTGTTTTGGCGCATTCCAAGTTTAGCTTATTCGTTAGCGCGTTGCAATCGGCTGAAATAAATTTTTTGTCCAGATATTTCCACAAACTGTGGAAAAATATTTTCATTTGCTGGGATTGTGTTATAATTTAGCCCAAATATATCTTCTAAAATACCGTAATACTCTGAAAACTAGGTCGAAAAGGAGCAAACCAAGTATGAAGGTTAGTTGCCTGCAAGAACAACTCAGCAAGGGCTTGTCGGTAGTCGGGCGTGCCGTTTCCACCAAGACTACATTACCGGTTTTAAATCATATTCTGATTGCTACCGAAACTACCGATGATGGCGGGCGGTTAAAGTTGGCTGCGACTAATCTTGAAATCAGTATAACCTACTGGGTGTCGGCGCGTGTGGATGAACCGGGCGAAATCACTATACCGGCGCGCCTTCTTTCTGATTTTGTTTCCAGCCTCGGCAATGAACAAGTACATATGAGCCTTGATGAACAAACCCTTTCGCTCAATGTACGTAGCGCTCGTTATGAAGCCAATATAAAGGGTATTCCCGCCGAAGATTTCCCAACCCTACCAAATGTAACCAATCCCGGCAATAGCGCCGAAATCGCTTCTAATGTTTTCCGGGAGGCTGTGAGTCAGGTGGCTTTTGCTGCCAGCACCGATGAAACTCGCCCGGTATTGACCGGACTTTATGCCAGTTTTAACGGTGATAAAGTCACTATGGCGGCAGCGGATAGTTTCAGACTTGCGGTTAAAGAAGCTTCTTTGCTATCTTCGGTAAGCAATAATTTCAGTATAATTCTGCCTGCTCGCGCTATGTTAGAGCTTTCCCGTATTGTTAGTGACGATGATTCGCCGATCGAAATCAGCGTTACTGCCAATAGGAGTCAGGCTTTGTTCAAAGCGCAAGGGATTGATTTTACCAGCAGCTTGATTGAAGGGAGTTTCCCCAATTTCCAGCATATCATCCCCAAACGGTTTGATACCCGCACCTTGATTAGTACCGCCGATTTGCTCAAAGCCGTTAAGGTATCCAGCTTGTTTGCGCGGGATAGCGGCGGCAATATAATTCGGATGGCGGTTACTCCGGGCGAGGATATAACTCCCGGTAGCGTTATGCTGACGGCTAATGCGGCTGAAGTGGGCGATAACCGCAACGAGCTTGAAGCGACGGTAGAGGGACAGCCCGCCCAGATCGCTTTTAACGCCAAATATTTAACCGATGTTCTAGGAGCGATAAACACCGCGCAGGTTGCCATCGAACTCCAATCTCCTAGTAATCCGGGCGTTATCAAACCGGTAGGCAAAGAGGATTACACCCACGTAATTATGCCGATGCACCTCGCCAATCGCTAGAAATTTGCAGATATTTTCAAAGAAATAGAAAATGGTTAAGGGCGCTGTGATGCGCCCTAATTTTACGGCAACGAAAGATGAACCATACTCCAGAAAATGAAGATGCGTTATCGCGGCGGGTCGCTGAGCTAATACATCGGCTTGAATATCACAATTACCGTTACTACATACTAGATGACCCAATTATTAGCGATGTCGAATATGACGCTTTATATCGCGAACTAAAGCAAATAGAGGAATCTCACCCCGAACTGATTTCAGATGATTCGCCTACTCGCCGGGTGGGCGTTTCTACCGCTCAGACCGATTTTGCTAAAGTGCGCCACCCTTACCCCATGTTGAGCTTGAGTAATGTGTTTAGCATGGAAGATTTGGTGCGTTGGGATACTGCCGCTCGCAAATTCTTTCCCGGCAAGGTTGACTTTGAATATGTAGTAGAACCTAAAATTGACGGACTTTCGGTTGCGCTTACCTATGAGGATGGCGTGTTGGTGCGTGGCGCAACGCGGGGTGATGGCACTATTGGCGAAGATATTACACTGAATATCAAGACCATTAAGAGCGTGCCGCTCAAGTTGCGTCAATTAGAGGGTAAGCCTGTTCCCCGCCGCATTGAAGTTAGGGGCGAGGTTTATCTGGCTATAAAAGATTTTGAAACACTGAATCGTGAATTGGCAGAAAAGGGGGAGAAGCTTTTTGCCAACCCTCGCAACAGCGCTGCCGGTTCTTTACGCCAAAAAGACCCTGCCATTTCAGCTTCGCGACCGCTTAGTATCTTTCTATATAACCTCGGTTATATAGAAGATGGCTTGGAAATTCAAACCCAGACTCAAGCGCTCGAATATTTTCGGGAACTTGGCTTTCGCACCGCCAAAGATATTAAGCTATGCCGAACTCTTGAAGAAGTGGAAAACTGCGTCAGAGATTGGCTGGCACGCCGCGACTCGCTCGATTTTGAGATTGACGGCGCAGTGATTAAGCTTAACGATTTCAAGACTCAGGAATTGTTGGGCTATGTAGGGCGCGACCCGCGTTGGGCTACCGCTTATAAATTTCCGGCGCGAGAAGCTACTACCGTTTTGAAAGCTATTACCATATCGGTACGGCGCACGGGTAGTATCACCCCAAAAGCAGTACTTGAGCCGGTGCAAATCGGCGGTACTACTGTACAAAACGCTACCCTCTTTAATGAGGATGAGATTCGCCGCTTGCATTTGAAAATCGGCGATACGGTATTGGTTAAGCGCGCCGGAGATGTGATTCCCAACATTGTGAAGGTTCTCGATGAGCGGCGCACAGGCAATGAAACCGACTTCGAGATGCCCAAAAATTGCCCCAGTTGTGGCTTCCCAACCCGCCGTGACCCTGAATACGCGGTTTTATATTGTACCAACAACTCGTTTGATTGCCCTGACCGCATCCGTGACTGGATTAATCATTTTACCCAGACGATGGGTATGGAAGGGTTGGGCGTAAAAATAACCAACCGTTTCTATGATGAAGGCTTTATCCGCGACTTTGCCGATATTTACAGCCTTAAAAAAGAACAGTTGACCTCCCTTGAGCGTTTTGGCGAAAGACTTGCCGATAAGTTGTTGGCACAAATTGAGGAAAGCAAACAACGCCCGCTCTCGCAACTGCTGGCAGCTTTGGGAATTGAGGGTATCGGGCAGAAAGCGGCTGAAATGCTGGCACAGCACTTTAAGAGCCTTGCGCGTCTAAGGGCTGCTACCATAGATGAAATTGCCGAGATAAAAGGGATGGGTAAGGTTGCGGCACAGAGTATCGTTGATTTTTTTGCCAATGCTCGCAACGTTGCGTTGGTGGATAAATTGCTAGCTTTCGGGGTGCGTACTAGCGACCCGGAAGATAGCGATGAGAAAAGCAGCAAACCCTTTTCCGGTATGACCTTTGTTTTGACCGGAAAATTGCTAAACTATACTCGGCAATCGGCTGAGGAGTTGCTCAAGCGCAAAGGCGCTACCGTGGGCAGTTCGGTCAGCAAAAATACAACCTATGTGGTTGCGGGTGAGGATTCTGGAAGTAAACTCGCAAAAGCTCAGGCGCTCGGAATCAAAATTCTATCTGAGCAAGAATTTGAAAAATTGGTCAAGGATTAGGCAGTAGTAGGAAAGCGAATTTGGAGAAGCTTTGCAGTTAATTGTTTTGATTATTTGAATTCAGCTTATTCTGAACATTGTATTATATCTTGGAGAAAAAATGGCATATAGCGAACCTATAAAATCTGATAGCCCTGTGGTAAAGGTGCGGCAAATTGCCCGTCTTGCCCAATTGATTCTGGATTTACGGAATGAATACGAACAACGCTCGCGCCCCGATACTCTTCGCCAACTCAAGCAGCGCGCTGCCGAATTGAATGCGCTGGCGCAAGAACTTGAAGGCGAAACGCCCCAACCTTCCGAGAATCAGGAAAAAGGCTCAAAATAACTTTCTGCTAGCATCTTATCAATTTACCGGCTGTTTCCTCCCCGGTGTTTTCTGCTACGTTTAAACAGTTTATCCGGTATTCAAATTCTCCGATTTTTTGAAAATTGGCGTAATTCGCGTAATTTTTTTGTATAGCCTGCGTTTTATTAAGTAGAAACCTACTGATAGTGTTGGTATGAAGAGTTCGCAACAAATTAGTAAACGCAGGAGTAATCAAATGAAATCCTCAAGCTTTTTTTCTTCACATCGTCGTCTGTTTCTTTTCGGCTCAATCGCGCTGCTTGTGCTGCTGGTTGGTTCAGTGGCAATAGGTATAATGGCAAGCCCCAGAGTAGGAAATGTTTTTGATGAGGTTTCGAGCGGAATTGGCTATGCGCCGCAACCCACCGCTGCTGCCGCCGGTTCTGCCGCTAAAGCGCCCGCACAGGATTATGCTAGCGGCTCAACCTCTACAAGTTCTGGCAGCTATAATATAGGGACAAGCACGGACAAGATGATAATCCGCAATGCTACCTTAAATGTGACCGTAGAAAATATGGAAAAGACGCTGGCTGATATTCGGGCGCTGGTGGCGCAGCAACAAGGTACGATATTTAGTAGCAATACTACTGTCCGCAATGAACAAACATATGCCACTTTGGTGTTGCAGATTCCATCCGGCGCGTTTGATGAAACAATGACCCGCCTACGCGCTCTGGCTTATAAAGTGGATAGCGAAAATACTACCAGCCAGGATGTCACCGAAGAATATGTTGATTTGGACTCGCAAATGCGTAACCTTAAAGCAACCGAAGCTCAGTTGTTAGACTTGCTGAAAAAGGCTACTAACGTGAATGAAACGCTGACGGTTCAACGCGAATTAACCAACGTTCGCGGCGAAATCGAGCGTCGGCAAGGCAGAATGAACTATTTGCAGAAAAAGAGCGATTATTCGCTGGTAACTCTCAATATTTCGCCTAAAGGCGCACCCTCTACATTGAAAGTGGGCAATAACTGGGACTTCGGCTTAATCTTGTCGGATGCGTGGGAAGGTTCTCTGCGTGGTTTGCAGGGACTGGCAACCGTAACCGTAACCCTCGCGGTATATGGCATTTGGCTTGTGCCTTTGCTAGTACTGGGCTTCTACTTCGGCAGGAAATTCTACCGTCGCTTCCGCTCACTCGCTTCGCAGCAAACTAATTAAATCGAGTAAGGCTGGACTGAGTATAAATAAAATTCTTAGCCCAGCCTTAATCTTTTACTAATAAAGCTATTTATCCACAATTGACTCTCGTTTTCCACAAAATATCCCCATTTATCCACATTATGGAAAGCAGATTGCGGCTTAGGCTTAAAGCTGTTAAAATTAACCTACTTTAATAGGATAATTTAATTTATAAAGAAGCTTCAGGTTTTGAAGAGCAAAATTATCGCAATTGCGAATCAGAAAGGTGGTGTGGGTAAAACCACTACCGCCGTAAGTCTTAGTGCGGGTTTGGCTGCCGAAGGCTACCGTATATTGCTGGTAGATAGTGACCCACAGGGGAATGCTACCGGTAGTCTTGGTATTAACAAGCGCGAGTTGGAAGTATCGCTTTACGAGGTGCTGGTGGGCGAAAGTACCGCTACTCAAGCAATACTGGCTTCTGGTAGGGAAAGGCTGGAACTGTTACCCGCTTCGGTAGAATTGGCGGGCGCAGAGGTAGAGCTTACCAGTTTGACCGATGATGAGCGTGCCTTTCGTTTGAAAATGGCGTTGGAGCCTGTACGTTCTCGCTTTGACTATATCCTGATCGATTGCCCGCCTTCGCTAGGTCAAATAACTGTGAATGCGCTGACTGCTGCTGATGGTGTAATCATTCCGATCCAGTGCGAATATCTGGCGTTGGAAGGCTTGACACAGCTAAAGAATACAATTGATCTGGTAACAGCCGCGCTCAACCCTCGGCTGACCATTTTTGGCATCATTATGACGATGTATGATGGGCGTACCAACCTAGCGTTGCAAGTGGTTGAAGAAGTCAAAAAGTATTTTCCGGAGCAAATATTCAATACGGTTGTACCACGTAGTGTGCGCTTGAGTGAAGCTCCCAGTTTCGGGCAGTCTATTTTCGAATATGACCCGAATAGTCGAGGGGCACAGGCGTACAAAATTCTGACACGCGAGATGGTAGCACGCATTAAGTAGAGGGGCAAGAGATGGCTAAGGCAAGAGGCGGTCTGGGTCGCGGTCTGAATGCACTGATACCGGGGGCAATTCCTGCTCGTGAGGTGGAAGAAACAAAACCATCCCTCGACGATGAAAACGAGGAGTCCCTTAGTGCTGCTCCGATTTCTGACACTCCACCTGAAACTGCCTTGAGCAAATTGTCGGAAGTTCGCAAAATCGGTCTATTAACTGTACCGATTACTAGTATTGCGCCTAACCCATACCAGCCCCGTAAAAAAATTGATCCGGATGTGTTGGAAGAACTGGCAAATTCAATTCGGGTTCATGGTTTGGTGCAACCTCCGGTGGTAAGTTATAACCCCGATTACGACCCAAACAATCATGGGGAAGAGCCTGCAACAGTTGCTGACGGGGTTAAGAAAGAATATCGCGCCCGTTACCTGTTGATTGCCGGAGAGCGTCGCTGGCAGGCTGCAAAACTGATTGGGCTTACCACTATTCCGGTTGTAGTCAAAGAAACAACCCCGTTACAGATGCTGGAACTGGCAATAGTTGAGAATATCCAGCGTGCCGACTTGAACCCACTTGAAGAGGCATACGCCTACCGCCAACTAGTAGATGAATTTCGTCTCACTCAAGAACAGGTGTCGGAGAAAGTTGGTAAAAGTCGCACGGCTGTTACCAATTCGCTACGCTTGCTAGATTTGCCTAAAGAGATTCTTGATGCATTGAGTGATAATCTGTTCACCGAAGGTCATGCCCGTGCCTTGCTAATGGCAAAAGATAATCGCGACAGGTTGCGCTTAATGAACCTGATTATCGAGAAAGCTATGAGCGTGCGCCAAACCGAGGAAACAGCTCGTCGGATGAATACAGCCCACGCTGCCCGTGCCTATAACGATGAGGCTGAGCCTGAAATGCGCCAGAAACAACGCATTTCCGAGCTTGAAACCAGTTCTCTTGAGCAAAAATTCCGAGATGCGCTTAGCATGCAGGTCGAATTAACCCGCAGCAAGCGAGGGGGTAAATTGGTGGTTCAATTCTATAGTGAAGAAGAACTTGAATGGCTTTACCGGCGTATAACCGGTGAAGATTTTGGCATATAATCGATGTCACAAACTATCTTAACTGCGTCTCCTGATTTTATCAGTACTGCCCTTGAAGAACTGTGTGAAGCCGATCCTGCCCTTACAGTTGAAAAGCTACTTGGCGACGGTGTTTCACTGGTATCCGGTCCTATGGACTTTGAAACCCTCTCTACGCGCTTGCAAAAGCTTGAGCCGGTATTCTTAAGACATATCTGCCCTGTTTGGCTGATTCATAAAATGCGCGAGCGGGAAGAATTAGCTGCCCTTACCCAAGTTTTGGTAGAGTTGCCCGCTACCGCCCGTTTACTATCTCAGGGAGTTTCCTTTTCGGTACAGGCGCGCTTTTTAGGCGAAGACCCGCAGCATGTTTTAACCGCTTACGCCATTAAAGAGGACATATCCCAAAGCATAATAACCAAATTTGGAGCGGTTGAGAATATCAAAACGCCCGACGTAGTGGTTTCGGTGGCGGTTTACGAAGCTACTGCTTATGTTGGGATTTCAAAGGTAAGCCAGAACTTGAGCGATTGGGCAGGTGGGATGCGCCGTTTCGCCCGTGAGTCGCAACAAATCAGCCGCGCCGAGTTTAAATTGCTGGAAGCTATGGATATTTTCGGGCTAAAACTGCCGGAGTCGGGTAGTGCGCTTGACCTTGGAGCTGCGCCGGGTGGTTGGACGCGCCTTTTGCTCAAAAACGGGTTACAGGTAGTAGCGGTTGACCCGGCAGAATTAGACCCACGTCTGAACTCCTATACAAACCTACGCCATTTTCGAGGGCATGCTGCCGATTACCTGCGTTTGGCGCAAAAGCAGCGACGACGCTTTGACATAATTTTAAGCGATATGCGCGTAGATGCGCGCGTTACTGCCGAGCTTATGGGGCAATTTGCCAACCTATTACCGCCTAGAGGTCATGGACTGGCAACTCTCAAACTGCCTTTCGCTTCGCCCGAACTTGACCCGGTATTGCACATGCGCCAATCGCTAACCCTGTTGCGCCAAAGTTTCCGCCTCGTCCAAGCAAAGCATCTGTTCCACAATCGACAGGAAGTCACCGTTTTTCTGGAGAAATAAAAAATCGCCACTTCTGGCGAATCGCTGCTTGTATGCGCTGATTTAGCACAGGCACGCCCGATTCTATCGGACGTACCTGCGCTCATTACAACTTTGTGGAAAAGTTGCGTTTTACTCCATGATCCATTTATCGGTGTCGCGCTCGTAGCTTACCAATTCTTCGGGTTTGAAGAAAAGATTGATTTCTATCGCAGCGTTCTCCGGGGAGTCAGAACCATGTACTAGGTTGCGCCCAATTTCTACTGCCAAATCACCACGAATTGTACCTAGAGGGGCAGATACCGGGTTGGTGGAACCCATAGTGTTGCGGACGACTTCAATCGCTTTTTTGCCTTCGAGGACTGCTACCACTACCGGGCTGCTGGTAATGTATTTTACCAACCCCTCGAAGAAGGGCTTACCCTGATGGATTCCGTAGTGTTTATTGGCAAGTTCAGTTGAAATGTGCATCAACTTCATACCGACAAATTTTAAGCCGCGTTGCTCGAAGCGTTTGATAATTTCACCGGTCAAGCCGCGCTGTACACCATCAGGTTTAACAATAATCAGGGTTCGTTCGAGGCTCACTTGTTTAATTCTCCTTATATTGCAAAACTCAAGCCATAAAACAGCCCAAAAGCGGAACTTGGCTCCGCGTTTGGGCTACTTCAACTATTTTACAAAAGCTATATAAGGATAATACTTTTTTGGCAAAAGGGCAAACACGCTATTCCTGAAAATCGTCTCGCGCTCTGCGTGCGGCTTTTGCCATCGCCAGTCGCACTTCGCCTACATTGTAGGGGGGTTGGCAAATGACGACCAATACCAAATCTCCTGCTTCGCGCATTTGCAATGAGCCTTCTGCCGCGCCTACGATTGCATCATTTAGCTTGCCAATACCCAGCCTTTCAGTGGTACGTGCTACTGTATCGAAGGTGCTGGCTGCCATCGCACCTAAAATTTCAGCGTCTTCTTCTTCTATCATGAGGCTCTGAACTACCAAACCATCTTTTCCAACAAGGAGACCGCCAATAACTCCGTCAAGTTTAACCAATTCCTCAAAATACTTAGCCATTGCCTCTCCTTACCGCCGCGTTTCTCGGCGACAGCATTTTATGTAAGTGTTGCCGACGTAAGCTTTATTTTTTTGGACCTATAGCTTTGCTATATTCGCTCAGTGCCCAGTGATAATGTCCTTGCTTCATATATGCATCACCTAGAACACGATGGTAACGTGGCAATTCAGTGGATTGGGACGACATTTCTTGCAACTTAGCCACTATATTGTCGAGGGCGCTTTTATCTGCCAGCTTTATTGAAGTAGCGTAATATTCGAGAGCTTGTTTGTACTCTTTTTGCTGCATATAAGCGATACCAAGCTCAAAATTGGCAGAAAAATCACGCGGGTTGTTCTGTAGACGCTTCAGGTAATCTGATAAATCTGCTACGGGTGCCGGTTCTGCGGCAATTAATTCAGTTTCCTTCACCTGTAGCGTTTCAGGCTCAACCGGAGTAGCAGCCTCTTGCGTTTCCTGTATTTCTACAGGTATAGGCTGAGTTTCTGCCAGTGTTGCTGGCTCATGCAATGGCTTGTATTCTTCAACCGCCGCATGCTCTGTTTCTGGAAGATGCGGTAAGGCTTCTGCATAAGATTCTTCCACTGGCGACTCACTATGCTCAGGTGTGAAGTCAGTTAGAATGTTCTCAGCCTCGGGTTGCCTCGCCAATCCGAAATCGAAGTCAGGCAGTTCTTCCTCAAGATTTGCGGTAGGTACTTGCTCTGGTATTGTGATACCAAAGACTTTAGAAGCTTCATCAAACGACATTAAATTACCGGCAGTTTGTGGCTTTTCCGGTTCAGGATGGAACATCGCCAACCCCTCATCGGTATGTTGTTGCAAAAACTCCGGTTCATTGAAAAAGTCACCCAATAAGTCTAACTCGGCGGGCTTCTGTTCCTGCGCTTTTACTTCAGGTTCAGCAAACAGATTATCAAAGCTAAACTGCTCGGTTGGCTCTGGTTCACTATAGGAAGCGGGAATTTCTTCAGCCTTTGGTTCTTGTGCTTTTAC
This window contains:
- a CDS encoding SAM-dependent methyltransferase; this encodes MSQTILTASPDFISTALEELCEADPALTVEKLLGDGVSLVSGPMDFETLSTRLQKLEPVFLRHICPVWLIHKMREREELAALTQVLVELPATARLLSQGVSFSVQARFLGEDPQHVLTAYAIKEDISQSIITKFGAVENIKTPDVVVSVAVYEATAYVGISKVSQNLSDWAGGMRRFARESQQISRAEFKLLEAMDIFGLKLPESGSALDLGAAPGGWTRLLLKNGLQVVAVDPAELDPRLNSYTNLRHFRGHAADYLRLAQKQRRRFDIILSDMRVDARVTAELMGQFANLLPPRGHGLATLKLPFASPELDPVLHMRQSLTLLRQSFRLVQAKHLFHNRQEVTVFLEK
- a CDS encoding ParB/RepB/Spo0J family partition protein, which produces MAKARGGLGRGLNALIPGAIPAREVEETKPSLDDENEESLSAAPISDTPPETALSKLSEVRKIGLLTVPITSIAPNPYQPRKKIDPDVLEELANSIRVHGLVQPPVVSYNPDYDPNNHGEEPATVADGVKKEYRARYLLIAGERRWQAAKLIGLTTIPVVVKETTPLQMLELAIVENIQRADLNPLEEAYAYRQLVDEFRLTQEQVSEKVGKSRTAVTNSLRLLDLPKEILDALSDNLFTEGHARALLMAKDNRDRLRLMNLIIEKAMSVRQTEETARRMNTAHAARAYNDEAEPEMRQKQRISELETSSLEQKFRDALSMQVELTRSKRGGKLVVQFYSEEELEWLYRRITGEDFGI
- the ndk gene encoding nucleoside-diphosphate kinase; amino-acid sequence: MSLERTLIIVKPDGVQRGLTGEIIKRFEQRGLKFVGMKLMHISTELANKHYGIHQGKPFFEGLVKYITSSPVVVAVLEGKKAIEVVRNTMGSTNPVSAPLGTIRGDLAVEIGRNLVHGSDSPENAAIEINLFFKPEELVSYERDTDKWIME
- a CDS encoding roadblock/LC7 domain-containing protein produces the protein MAKYFEELVKLDGVIGGLLVGKDGLVVQSLMIEEEDAEILGAMAASTFDTVARTTERLGIGKLNDAIVGAAEGSLQMREAGDLVLVVICQPPYNVGEVRLAMAKAARRARDDFQE